AGAGCAGCCGGTGTTTTAATGCCGTTCCCAGTATCCCCACAAAGAAGTCTCTGACAGGCGAGATGAGATATCTGTCGAAGAGCTGCACTATTTTTTCGAGTCGGTTCTTTTTTGCCTCGGCCTTGAGTATCGTCGGCGCGAAAAGGGGAATCACCGTGACCGACACTATATAGGAGACGGCCAGGGCAATGCTCAGCACGATGGAAAAGGGCCGCAGCACAGTCTGCACATAGCCGCCGATGAAGATGATGGGCAAAAGGACCATGATGGTGGCGTATGTCCCGGAGAAGACGGCGAGCATCACCTCGTCCGTGCCTCCGAAAACAGCCTGCTTCAGGTCATCGCCGGCGCTGTGATACCTCCTCTCGATATTTTCGAGCACCACGATCGCATCGTCCAAGAGCATGCCGACGGCCAGAATTATTCCTGTCAGGGTGACCATGTTGAATTCCATGCCCATCACGTACATGACGGCAAAGGTGAGCAGATAGGTGAAGGGGATGGATATGGCCGCGATGAACATGCCCCGGATATCGGCCAGGAACAGAAAAATCACGAATACCGTCATGATGATGGCGTCACGCAGGGCGTCAACCATATTGCCGACGCTCTTTTCTATGAGATCTTTCTGAGTATCGGCGATCTCGAAATTAATCAGGGGATACTTTGCTTTCAGAGCCGGAAGCGCTTTTTCGACGGCCCGGATGGTATCCATGTCGTGTCCCGCAGGCGAGCGCAGGATGCTGACGCCGATGGCCGGCCGGCCGTTGCCATGGTAGAGGGACTGCCGCTCCTGATAGGATGGGATGACATCCGCCACATCCTTCAGCCTGACGTCGCCGCCGCCGATATGGGCAATGATGATCTTTTCGGCGTCTTCCTTTCTGGCGAGTTCTCCCTGTGTCTTGAGGATGTACTGGTCTTTCTCCCTGATGATGAGGCCGTTCGGAATATTGAGGTTCTGCGCGGAGATGGCGGCGATCACCTGGGTGATGTTTATCCCGTAGCCGTTCAGACGGTCGGGCTTGATCGCTACGGCCAGCTCGGGATTATAGCCGCCAAAGACCTCCGCATTGGCGACTTCGCTGATCCGGAGGAGATCTTCTTTAATGTTGTTATCGGCCAGTTGCCGTATTTTTGCCAGGTCGTAGGGGGCATTCGCCTTTGGGGAAAGCGCCAGGATCAGGTCCGGCTGCGTCGCCTTGCTGATCTTGAAGATCTGGGGTGGACGAGTATCGGCGGGCAGTTGCCCCTCTATCTTCTTCAAGGCATTCGCCACATCCGTCGCTCCGGCTTCGAGCCCCTTTGTGTATTCAAACTCCGCGGTGATCGCGGTGACCTCATCCTTCGTGGACGACGACACCTTGCGCAACTGGTCAATTGTGTTCAGTTCCTTCTCGATCAGCCGCGTGATCTTGTCTTCCACATCCTTGGCCGACGCACCCGGATAGGGGACAATGACCGCTATCTGCGGATAATCGCTGTCGGGGAAGAGATTGACGGGCATCTTCCGGAAGCCGATGATCCCGATAAAGACCGCCAGAAACAGGAAGGACGAGATGAGATAGGGTCTTTTGAGGTACTTTTCGGTAAATTTCATCGCGTCTCCTCCCGCAGTTTTTGCGGCACTACGGGCATGCCGTCGGAAATCCGGAGGAGTTTCCCTTCATCGCCCAGGATGACCATCTCGCCATTCTTGATGTCGCCCTTTAACGAAGCGGTTTCGCTGTTTTTACCCGTCACCTGAACGGGTGTGATTATTGCCTTGCCGTTTTCAATCTTATAGATGAAGCTCCCCTTCCGGTTTTCAAGGAGCGCGTTGAGAGGCACGGTGATCCCCCGGTCCGTTTTTCCTGTTGTCACATCCACCCCAACCGAGCCTCCCGACGGAACGCCGAAAGGTCGCTGCAACACATCTATCTCAATGGTGCCCATCGTTCCTGCCGTAACCGCCGGATAGACCCTGCTGACGAGGGCGTCTGTTTTCTTCTGTCCATCGGCAAGGATCACCCTGCCGCCTTTTTTCATCAGGGACATGTCTGCCTGGGGTATCTGAACGACGACCTTAAAGGCGGACAGCCCTTCGATCTTCAATACCGGCCTGCCGGGGACCGCGAGGTCGCCCGGTTCCTGGAGCCTTTTGGCAACAACCCCGTCCAGGGGGGAATTGAGCTGCGCGTAAGAAGTCTCTATAGTTGCGGCCTGATAAACGTTTCTCAATGCCTTGACCTTCTCCTCCAGGCTTTTTACCTGGGCGACGGCTGCATCCCGCTGCGCCCGCGACCGCTGCCATGCCTCCTGCGAGATGGCGCCTTCTTTCTGAAGCATTTCATCC
This window of the Deltaproteobacteria bacterium genome carries:
- a CDS encoding efflux RND transporter permease subunit codes for the protein MKFTEKYLKRPYLISSFLFLAVFIGIIGFRKMPVNLFPDSDYPQIAVIVPYPGASAKDVEDKITRLIEKELNTIDQLRKVSSSTKDEVTAITAEFEYTKGLEAGATDVANALKKIEGQLPADTRPPQIFKISKATQPDLILALSPKANAPYDLAKIRQLADNNIKEDLLRISEVANAEVFGGYNPELAVAIKPDRLNGYGINITQVIAAISAQNLNIPNGLIIREKDQYILKTQGELARKEDAEKIIIAHIGGGDVRLKDVADVIPSYQERQSLYHGNGRPAIGVSILRSPAGHDMDTIRAVEKALPALKAKYPLINFEIADTQKDLIEKSVGNMVDALRDAIIMTVFVIFLFLADIRGMFIAAISIPFTYLLTFAVMYVMGMEFNMVTLTGIILAVGMLLDDAIVVLENIERRYHSAGDDLKQAVFGGTDEVMLAVFSGTYATIMVLLPIIFIGGYVQTVLRPFSIVLSIALAVSYIVSVTVIPLFAPTILKAEAKKNRLEKIVQLFDRYLISPVRDFFVGILGTALKHRLLFLAGAIIVLVLTLKQMPLVGRDLMPPMDTGIMKVSFETDSNTSLSMVEDKLNRMEEIIKKTPGVVRVSAMVGSEPGVVSFGSGRIPQQGLMTVHLIDKFHRKESLWQIEDRLRAEFRKIAGLKYVDVYDYGATPMSSIKAPVDIMISGPDTRIIDSIGSEVMERLKPVRGLTSISRNWTYDKKEITFRVAMEKAALYGMSPVAISQQIAPAVRGGISSVFRVPGQDGYFIRVQFEQKARNTMQDIASMLIQTPKGAVPVKELGDLSSLKTQTSLSRQYLQPTLDIYGYRSTTAVSHIHDDMDKALQGIPLPPGYTIAQEGESKQMQDSFGKLGAAMMIGLILLYFSLVPAFKSWLHPLTIMSAIPLALIGAVWSMLLTGKHQCQPSFMGMILLAGIVVKNSILLIDFIEEAREKGDGILEAIIGSVRVRTRPILMTAVGTAVGMIPIAFEWAIGLERLSPLAVVAIGGLLVSTFLTLVYVPILYSLFDGLKEKSKAFLHSLKPAKAGGQID
- a CDS encoding efflux RND transporter periplasmic adaptor subunit, which encodes MKKTIAVIAVVLLIIGAVVVVKMKKAAIEKTPAVAAYPLPVEAAEAGEGSISLSSHYLGTVMPVHYADVSPRITGNLLSVTVREGDMIRKGQLLATIDDRALRERESAQALEIPATEAQLAGVKSLYETQQAVYARDEMLQKEGAISQEAWQRSRAQRDAAVAQVKSLEEKVKALRNVYQAATIETSYAQLNSPLDGVVAKRLQEPGDLAVPGRPVLKIEGLSAFKVVVQIPQADMSLMKKGGRVILADGQKKTDALVSRVYPAVTAGTMGTIEIDVLQRPFGVPSGGSVGVDVTTGKTDRGITVPLNALLENRKGSFIYKIENGKAIITPVQVTGKNSETASLKGDIKNGEMVILGDEGKLLRISDGMPVVPQKLREETR